The window AGCGACGGAGAGGCACGGTCAGAGGGAACGCCCGCGCGGGGAGCCAGGGGCGGCCGACCCCGCCGCCGACGCGCCCTGTGGGGACCCGGACCAGGAGGGACCCTGCCCCGGGAAAAGGTATCAGACCCACTCGGGGAGGGGGACGCTGGGTCCCAGGAGACTCCGCCGCCCCTCGCCTGTCCGCCCTAACAGAACTGAAGCAGCCTGCGGGGCAGGGGTCCGGGGCCCGGGGGCGGCGCGGGGATGAGGCCAAGACCCGCAGGGACCACCCCCCCGGGGGGGGCGGGGCGGGACAGGGGCGGGGCCTGCCTGCAGAGGCACGGCCAGGGGAGGAGGGcggctgggggtgggagtggacGTGGACGTGGGGAGGGGTGGGCATTAACCTCGCTCTCGCCCGCTCGCATTCACAGGCTGTGGAGACCTGGGCTCCCACCCCAATTCATCCCCCCACACCCCCGCCGCCCCGTGCCACCCTGGTCCGCGCTGGGAACCCTATCCTGCCCCTCTTGTCAGCCCGGCACTGGCCAGAATTGCGGGCATGGCGGTGACGATGCTGCAGGACTGGTGCAGGTGGATGGGGGTCAACGTTCGCAGGGGCCTGCTCATCCTGGGCATCCCGGAGGACTGTGATGATGCCGAATTCCAAGAGTCCCTCGAGGCTGCCCTGAGGCCTATGGGACACTTTACAGTGCTAGGCAAAGTGTTTCGAGAGGAGGATAATGCCACCGCGGCCCTGGTCGAGCTCGACCGGGAAGTCAACTATGCTTTGGTCCCCAGGGAAATCCCCGGCACTGGGGGCCCGTGGAACGTGGTCTTTGTGCCCCGTTGCTCAGGCGAGGAGTTTCTCGGTCTCGGTCGTGTGTTCCACTTCCCGGAACAAGAGGGGCAGATGGTGGAGAGCGTGGCCGGCGCCCTGGGCGTGGGGCTGCGCAGGGTGTGCTGGCTCCGATCCATCGGTCAGGCGGTCCAGCCCTGGGTGGAGACCCTGAGGTACCAGAGCCTGGGCGTGTTTTCCGGGAGGGACCAGCCAGCCCCAGGGGAGGAGTCCTTTGAGGTCTGGCTAGACCACACCACCGACATGCTGCATGTGTGGCAGGGGGTCTCggaaagggagaggaggaggaggctgctggAAGGCTTGCGTGGGACCGCCCTGCAGCTCGTGCACGCGCTCCTGGCGGAGAACCCCGCCAGGACGGCGCAGGACTGTCTGGCGGCCCTGGTCCAGGTGTTTGGAGACAACGAGTCCCAGGCGACCATCCGGGTGAAGTGTCTGACCGCTCAGCAGCAGTCAGGCGAGCGTCTCTCAGCTTTCGTGTTGCGGCTGGAAGTGCTGCTGCAGAAGGCCATGGAGAAGGAGGCCCTGGCCAGAGCATCCGCCGACCGCGTGCGCCTGAGGCAGATGCTCACCAGGGCCCACCTTACTGAGCCTCTGGACGAAGCACTAAGGAAGCTGAGAATGGCCGGGAGGTCTCCAAGTTTCCTGGAGATGCTGGGGCTCgttcgggagtctgaggcatgggAGGCCAGTCTAGCCAGGAGCGTGAGAGCCCAGACACAGGAAGGGGCCGGTGCCCGGGCTGGTGCCCAGGCCGTTGCCAGAGCCAGCACTAAAGTAGAGGCGGTCCCAGGAGGTCCTGGCCGGGAGCCAGAGGGCCTCCTCCAGGCAGgaggccaggaggctgaggagctCCTCCAGGAGGGGCTCAAGCCGGTCCTGGAGGAATGTGATAACTAGGTTGGGGCTGGGGAGGCAGCCCAGCGCGAGTCCTCCCCGGGCAAATAGGCTCCGAGGGCCCCGgggcttcctcctctcctctcaggCAGCAGCGCCCCGGAGACAGGTGGAGGCGGGGCCAGGGCTGGTCCCTCACCCCACATCGGGATCGGGGCCCCCCACTTCCCCCCAAGGGGCCCTGTCCACCACCACCTTCCCGGTGACCCAGATAACCACATTTGATACCAAATGGGGTGGGAGCAGGTGCCCCTCCAGTTCACCCAGTGCTGCACCCAGCTCCCCCCAAACCCTCCTGCCTCTGGCGGGGGGGCGGCCTGGAGGGAGCCTTGAGCAGCCAGCCGCGGCCTGGGTGGGGGCACCTGAAGATGTCTGCCCCCCACTCCTTGTCCTGGGTTGGGAGAGACAGGGGGAAAGAGGCCCTCTCAAGGGTGTCagctgcctgggtctcccaagaGGGGTCCCCCACCCGCCGAGTCCTCCACATGGCTCCTGTGA of the Pongo abelii isolate AG06213 chromosome X, NHGRI_mPonAbe1-v2.0_pri, whole genome shotgun sequence genome contains:
- the PNMA6A gene encoding paraneoplastic antigen-like protein 6A, coding for MAVTMLQDWCRWMGVNVRRGLLILGIPEDCDDAEFQESLEAALRPMGHFTVLGKVFREEDNATAALVELDREVNYALVPREIPGTGGPWNVVFVPRCSGEEFLGLGRVFHFPEQEGQMVESVAGALGVGLRRVCWLRSIGQAVQPWVETLRYQSLGVFSGRDQPAPGEESFEVWLDHTTDMLHVWQGVSERERRRRLLEGLRGTALQLVHALLAENPARTAQDCLAALVQVFGDNESQATIRVKCLTAQQQSGERLSAFVLRLEVLLQKAMEKEALARASADRVRLRQMLTRAHLTEPLDEALRKLRMAGRSPSFLEMLGLVRESEAWEASLARSVRAQTQEGAGARAGAQAVARASTKVEAVPGGPGREPEGLLQAGGQEAEELLQEGLKPVLEECDN